The Vicia villosa cultivar HV-30 ecotype Madison, WI linkage group LG1, Vvil1.0, whole genome shotgun sequence genome includes a region encoding these proteins:
- the LOC131630327 gene encoding ABC transporter B family member 4-like — protein sequence MADMHEEKESNKNELMDQTIKTVPFYKLFSFADSLDYFLMIVGTVSAVANGVSTPLMTIIIGDAVDAFGGNANNKQVVHQVSKVSLNFAIMGACAFLAVFLQVACWMITAARQTARIRALYLKAILRQDISFFDKETNSGEVVGRMSGDTVLIQEAMGDKVAKFIQNMLWFLGSLVVAFVKGWLLTLVLLSTLPLLILSGSIMSCTFAKMASRGQAAYSEAATIVERIISSIRTVASFTGEKHAIAQYNQSLTKAYKIGVQEGLAIGLGLGTVRLFVYCAYILTVWFGGKMVVEKGYTGGEVISVFFSILTGSLTLGQAAPCLTSFAAGQAAALKMFETIKRKPEIDAYDTTGRKLDDIRGDIEVREVCFSYPTRPNEIILNAFSMSISSGTTTALVGQSGSGKSTIISLIERFYDPQGGEILIDGIDLREFQLKWIRRKIGLVSQEPVLFSCSIKENIAYGKDAATDEEIRDAAELANAANFIDKFPHGLETMVGEHGAQLSGGQKQRIAIARAILKDPRILLLDEATSALDAESERVVQETLDKIMINRTTIIVAHRLSTIRNADIIAVIRQGKVVEKGTHAELTKDHDGAYSQLIRLQEIKRDSSEKYGANDSDKLEKFVDSGRESSQRFLSRGSTEIGSSSRHSFSVTTSIPSTLVGGSELVSSEETTSPKSKTQNVPYLRLAYLNKPEIPALLMGTIAAAVTGAMLPILGLLVSKMIHTFFEPADKLRKDSKFWVLIFVSLSVVSFTFHPIRSYFFAVAGSKLIKRIRLMCFEKIIHMEIGWFDKAENSTGALGARLSTDVASIRTLVGDALGLMVQDVSTVITALVISFEASWQLSLIILALIPILLISGHWQKKYMQGFNTDAKKLYEEASQVANDAVGNIRTVSSFCAEEKVMELYQKKCVVPVQTGKRQGLVSGTGFGLAIFLFFSFYACSFYAGAQLVEKGKTSMSEVFQVFYSLTMAATAISQSSFMAPGASKAKCCVDSVFAILDQKSEIDPSDESGMILEDVKGEIEFHHVTFKYPTRPDVHIFKNLSLIIHSGQTVALVGESGSGKSTLISLLQRFYNPDSGQIKLDGTEIQKLQLKWFRQQMGLVSQEPVLFNDTIRANISYGKGGNASEAEIIAAAELANAHKFISSLQHGYDTIVGERGIQLSGGQKQRVAIARAIVNSPRILLLDEATSALDAESEKMVQDSLDRVRMDRTTIVVAHRVSTIKDANSIAVVKNGVIEEKGKHDTLINKGGIYASLVALHTNGSHT from the exons ATGGCTGACATGCATGAAGAAAAAGAATCCAACAAGAACGAGTTGATGGATCAAACAATCAAGACAGTGCCCTTTTACAAGCTTTTCTCGTTCGCGGATTCTTTGGATTATTTTCTTATGATTGTTGGAACTGTAAGTGCTGTTGCGAATGGAGTCTCTACGCCTTTGATGACTATAATTATTGGAGATGCTGTTGATGCTTTCGGAGGAAATGCTAACAATAAACAAGTAGTTCATCAAGTTTCAAAG GTGTCTCTCAACTTTGCAATCATGGGTGCATGCGCCTTTTTAGCAGTGTTTCTGC AGGTGGCTTGTTGGATGATCACGGCCGCGAGACAGACTGCGAGAATAAGGGCATTATATCTCAAAGCGATTTTAAGACAAGATATCAGTTTCTTTGACAAGGAAACAAACAGTGGTGAGGTTGTTGGAAGGATGTCTGGTGACACAGTTCTTATTCAAGAAGCCATGGGAGATAAG GTAGCAAAATTCATACAGAATATGTTGTGGTTTTTAGGAAGTTTAGTGGTGGCATTCGTCAAGGGTTGGCTTCTAACCCTTGTCCTTTTATCAACGCTTCCTCTTCTTATCCTCTCTGGTTCAATAATGAGCTGTACTTTTGCAAAGATGGCATCTCGTGGACAAGCTGCTTATTCCGAAGCAGCAACTATTGTAGAGCGGATAATCAGTTCAATTCGAACG GTTGCGTCATTTACTGGCGAGAAGCACGCTATAGCTCAATACAATCAATCCTTAACTAAAGCTTACAAAATTGGGGTACAAGAGGGATTGGCGATTGGTTTAGGCCTTGGTACGGTTCGTTTATTTGTTTATTGCGCTTATATTTTGACGGTATGGTTTGGAGGAAAGATGGTAGTGGAGAAAGGTTATACTGGAGGTGAAGTCATAAGTGTATTTTTCTCTATACTAACAGGTTCCTT GACTCTGGGACAGGCAGCTCCATGCTTAACTTCATTTGCTGCTGGACAAGCTGCAGCGTTAAAGATGTTTGAAACGATTAAAAGGAAGCCAGAGATCGATGCTTATGATACTACTGGGAGAAAGCTCGATGATATTCGCGGAGATATAGAGGTTAGGGAGGTTTGCTTTAGTTATCCTACAAGACCAAATGAAATTATATTGAATGCATTTTCTATGTCAATATCAAGTGGCACTACCACGGCTTTGGTCGGACAAAGTGGAAGTGGGAAATCAACAATTATAAGTTTGATAGAGAGATTCTATGATCCACAAGGTGGTGAAATTCTCATTGACGGTATAGACCTCAGAGAATTCCAACTGAAATGGATCAGACGGAAAATAGGTCTAGTCAGTCAGGAACCGGTTCTTTTTAGTTGTAGTATTAAAGAGAATATTGCCTATGGTAAGGATGCAGCAACCGATGAAGAAATCAGAGATGCGGCAGAACTTGCTAATGCTGCTAACTTCATTGATAAATTTCCTCAT ggACTTGAAACGATGGTCGGCGAGCATGGAGCTCAGCTTTCTGGAGGCCAAAAGCAAAGAATTGCTATAGCAAGAGCAATTCTCAAAGATCCAAGAATTCTACTCCTTGATGAAGCAACTAGTGCACTTGATGCAGAATCTGAAAGAGTGGTACAAGAGACACTAGACAAAATTATGATAAACCGAACAACCATCATCGTAGCCCATCGCCTTAGCACAATAAGGAATGCGGATATCATCGCTGTTATTCGCCAAGGAAAAGTAGTAGAAAAAG GTACACATGCTGAGCTCACTAAGGATCACGATGGAGCTTATAGTCAACTTATTAGGTTGCAAGAAATTAAAAGAGATTCATCAGAGAAATATGGTGCTAATGACTCAGATAAGTTAGAAAAATTTGTAGATTCTGGAAGAGAATCAAGCCAACGGTTTTTAAGCCGCGGATCAACTGAGATTGGAAGCAGCAGTCGCCATTCATTCAGTGTAACAACCTCTATACCTTCCACACTAGTAGGAGGATCTGAACTTGTTTCTTCAGAGGAAACAACATCGCCAAAAAGTAAAACTCAAAATGTCCCATACCTCCGCCTCGCTTATCTTAACAAGCCTGAAATCCCAGCGTTACTCATGGGGACAATAGCAGCAGCTGTAACTGGAGCAATGCTACCAATTCTAGGACTTCTAGTCTCCAAAATGATACATACATTCTTTGAGCCTGCAGATAAACTTCGTAAAGACTCGAAGTTTTGGGTTTTAATATTTGTTTCCCTTAGCGTGGTATCATTCACTTTTCATCCAATAAGGTCATACTTTTTTGCTGTAGCTGGTTCTAAGTTGATAAAAAGGATCCGGTTAATGTGCTTTGAGAAAATAATTCACATGGAAATAGGCTGGTTTGATAAAGCTGAGAATTCAACTGGCGCACTTGGTGCAAGGCTTTCAACCGATGTTGCTTCGATTCGAACTTTGGTTGGCGATGCGCTCGGTTTGATGGTTCAAGATGTTTCAACAGTTATTACAGCTTTGGTAATTTCCTTTGAAGCAAGTTGGCAGCTTTctctcatcattcttgctttGATACCTATACTATTAATAAGTGGACATTGGCAAAAGAAGTACATGCAAGGATTTAACACAGATGCAAAG AAACTATATGAGGAAGCAAGTCAAGTAGCGAACGATGCAGTAGGAAATATCAGAACAGTTTCTTCTTTTTGTGCCGAAGAGAAGGTGATGGAGTTATACCAGAAGAAATGTGTAGTACCAGTACAAACAGGAAAAAGACAAGGTTTAGTCAGTGGAACTGGTTTTGGCTTAGCCATTTTCCTTTTCTTCAGTTTCTATGCATGCAGTTTTTATGCCGGTGCCCAACTTGTTGAGAAGGGCAAAACATCAATGTCAGAAGTTTTTCAA GTATTTTACTCTCTCACAATGGCAGCCACCGCGATATCTCAATCCAGCTTCATGGCTCCAGGAGCTAGTAAAGCAAAATGTTGTGTTGACTCAGTATTTGCTATTCTTGATCAGAAGTCGGAAATAGACCCAAGTGATGAATCAGGAATGATACTTGAAGACGTGAAGGGAGAGATCGAATTCCATCATGTCACTTTCAAGTATCCAACTAGACCTGATGTTCATATATTCAAAAATCTTTCCTTAATCATTCATTCAGGACAG ACAGTTGCATTGGTTGGAGAAAGTGGAAGTGGAAAGTCAACTTTGATTTCATTGTTACAAAGATTCTACAATCCAGATTCCGGTCAGATTAAACTGGATGGAACAGAAATCCAAAAGCTACAACTTAAATGGTTTAGGCAACAAATGGGCCTAGTAAGCCAAGAGCCTGTATTGTTTAATGACACCATCAGAGCCAACATTTCCTATGGAAAAGGTGGAAATGCATCGGAGGCTGAAATTATCGCTGCAGCAGAACTGGCAAATGCTCATAAGTTCATTAGCAGCTTGCAGCAT GGGTATGATACAATAGTAGGAGAAAGAGGGATTCAACTATCTGGAGGACAGAAGCAACGTGTGGCGATTGCAAGAGCCATAGTTAACAGTCCGAGAATATTACTACTAGATGAAGCCACAAGTGCACTTGATGCTGAGTCTGAAAAAATGGTTCAAGATTCACTAGATAGAGTGAGGATGGACAGAACAACCATTGTGGTGGCTCATAGAGTATCTACCATAAAAGATGCAAATTCAATTGCTGTTGTTAAAAATGGAGTGATTGAGGAGAAAGGAAAACATGACACATTGATCAACAAGGGTGGGATCTATGCTTCTTTGGTAGCACTTCACACAAATGGGTCTCATACTTAA
- the LOC131630333 gene encoding ABC transporter B family member 11-like produces MEVDVASNEQVVESGSKQDSEKSKAKPETTNTVPLYKLFSFADSLDHLLMFVGTVGAIGNGISMPLMTLIFGSMINAFGGSSSTKEVVDEVSKVSLKFVYLAVGTFVASFLQLTCWMITGERQAARIRGLYLQTILRQDVSFFDKETNTGEVVGRMSGDTVLIQDAMGEKVGQFLQLVATFFGGFVIAFIKGWLLTVVMMSCIPLLVLSGAMMSMVIAKASSTGQEAYSKAASVVEQTIGSIRTVASFTGEKQAIAKYDQSLLDAYTSVVKEALASGLGFGSLYFVVIASYGLAVWFGGKMVIEKGYTGGEVVTIIFAVLTGSMSLGQASPSLSAFASGQAAAFKMFETIKRKPEIDAYDTTGRKLDDIRGDIELREVCFSYPTRPDELIFDGFSLTIPSGTTVALVGQSGSGKSTVVSLVERFYDPQAGEVLIDGINLKEFQLKWIRQKIGLVSQEPVLFTCSIKENIAYGKDGATDEEIRAAAELANAAKFIDKLPQGLDTMVGEHGTQLSGGQKQRVAIARAILKDPRILLLDEATSALDAESERIVQEALDRIMVNRTTVIVAHRLSTIKNADTIAVIHQGKIIERGSHAQLTRDPDGAYSQLIRLQEMKGSEQNVTNDTNKSNSLVLSERRLSQKSLSSRSISQVSSGVGNSGRHSLSASFGVPTAIVDFSETAEGGPQAPLSTISSPPEVPLYRLAYLNKPEIPVLLMGTIAAILHGAILPTFGLLLSKMISIFYEPHDELRHDSKVWALIFVGLGVASLFIFPCRFYFFGIAGGKLIKRLRKMCFEKVVHMEVSWFDKAEHSSGAIGARLSTDAASIRALVGDALGLLVENIATAIAGLVIAFVASWQLALIILAMVPLLGLNGFLQVKFLKGFSTDAKKLYEEASQVANDAVGSIRTVASFCSEEKVMELYKQKCEGPIKTGIRRGIVSGFGFGVSFFVLYAVYATSFYAGARLVEDGKSSFSDVFRVFFALSMAAIGLSQSGSLVPDSTKAKSAAASIFAILDRKSLIDPSDESGMTLEEVKGEIEFKHVSFKYPTRPDIQIFRDLCLNIHSGKTVALVGESGSGKSTVISLIQRFYDPDSGHITLDGKEIQNLQVKWLRQQMGLVSQEPVLFNDTIRANIAYGKGGDASEAEIIAAAESANAHNFISSLQKGYDTIVGERGIQLSGGQKQRVAIARAIVKNPKILLLDEATSALDAESEKVVQDALDRVMVERTTIIVAHRLSTIKGADLIAVVKNGVIAEKGKHETLLHKGGDYASLVALHTSASTS; encoded by the exons ATGGAGGTAGATGTTGCAAGTAATGAGCAAGTAGTGGAATCTGGAAGCAAGCAAGATTCAGAGAAGAGTAAAGCTAAACCTGAAACCACTAATACAGTTCCATTATACAAGCTTTTCTCATTTGCTGATTCTTTGGAtcatttgttgatgtttgttgggACTGTTGGTGCTATTGGGAATGGAATCTCTATGCCTTTAATGACTTTGATATTTGGAAGTATGATCAATGCATTTGGAGGATCGTCAAGTACCAAAGAAGTTGTTGATGAAGTTTCAAAG GTGTCTTTGAAATTCGTATACTTGGCTGTGGGGACCTTTGTTGCGTCTTTTTTGC AATTGACTTGCTGGATGATCACTGGTGAGAGACAGGCTGCAAGAATCAGAGGCTTATACCTCCAAACTATTTTGAGACAAGATGTGAGTTTCTTTGATAAGGAAACTAATACTGGAGAGGTTGTTGGAAGAATGTCGGGTGATACTGTTCTTATTCAAGATGCCATGGGAGAGAAG GTGGGACAGTTTCTACAACTAGTGGCTACATTCTTTGGAGGTTTTGTGATAGCATTCATCAAGGGGTGGCTTTTAACTGTTGTGATGATGTCTTGTATTCCACTTCTTGTTTTGTCTGGTGCTATGATGAGCATGGTTATTGCAAAAGCATCATCAACTGGACAAGAAGCTTATTCTAAAGCAGCAAGTGTAGTAGAACAGACAATAGGTTCTATTAGAACT GTTGCATCGTTCACCGGAGAGAAACAAGCCATAGCTAAATATGACCAGTCTTTACTTGATGCTTACACAAGTGTAGTAAAAGAGGCACTAGCTTCTGGTTTGGGATTTGGTTCACTCTACTTTGTTGTTATTGCCAGCTATGGTTTGGCGGTATGGTTTGGAGGGAAAATGGTAATAGAGAAAGGTTATACCGGAGGTGAAGTTGTGACTATAATTTTTGCTGTATTGACCGGATCCAT GTCTCTGGGGCAGGCATCTCCAAGCTTGAGTGCTTTTGCTTCAGGACAAGCTGCAGCATTTAAGATGTTTGAGACAATTAAAAGGAAGCCGGAAATAGATGCTTATGACACAACCGGAAGAAAGCTTGATGACATTCGTGGAGACATAGAGCTTAGGGAGGTTTGCTTTAGTTATCCTACAAGACCGGATGAACTGATATTCGATGGATTTTCTCTTACAATACCAAGTGGGACTACTGTAGCTTTGGTAGGGCAAAGTGGAAGTGGAAAATCCACAGTTGTCAGTTTGGTAGAGAGATTTTATGATCCACAGGCTGGTGAAGTTCTCATTGATGGTATCAACCTCAAAGAATTTCAACTAAAATGGATCAGACAGAAAATAGGCCTAGTaagccaggaaccggttctcTTTACTTGTAGCATTAAAGAGAATATTGCCTATGGAAAAGATGGTGCCACCGATGAAGAAATCAGAGCTGCAGCAGAACTTGCTAATGCTGCCAAATTTATAGATAAACTTCCTCAG GGACTAGACACAATGGTTGGTGAGCATGGAACTCAGCTCTCGGGAGGTCAAAAGCAAAGAGTTGCAATCGCAAGAGCAATTTTGAAAGATCCAAGAATCTTACTTCTTGATGAAGCTACAAGTGCTCTTGATGCTGAATCTGAGAGAATTGTACAAGAGGCATTGGATAGAATAATGGTAAACCGAACAACTGTTATTGTTGCTCACCGCTTAAGTACTATAAAGAATGCCGATACCATTGCTGTTATTCATCAAGGAAAAATAATTGAAAGAg GTTCACATGCTCAGCTCACAAGGGATCCTGATGGAGCCTATAGCCAGCTCATTAGGCTGCAAGAAATGAAAGGTTCAGAGCAGAATGTTACAAATGACACAAACAAGTCAAACAGTTTAGTGCTATCCGAAAGACGATTGAGTCAAAAATCTTTATCCTCAAGATCTATAAGCCAAGTTTCATCTGGAGTTGGAAACAGCGGTCGTCACTCACTCTCTGCATCATTTGGTGTTCCAACCGCAATAGTTGACTTCTCAGAAACTGCAGAAGGTGGACCTCAAGCTCCTCTTTCAACAATTTCATCACCACCGGAAGTGCCACTTTATCGCCTGGCCTATTTAAACAAACCTGAGATCCCTGTCTTACTTATGGGGACTATAGCTGCAATTCTGCACGGTGCAATATTACCGACTTTCGGCCTCTTGCTTTCCAAAATGATAAGTATTTTCTACGAGCCACATGACGAACTTCGTCACGATTCAAAAGTTTGGGCATTAATATTTGTTGGGCTCGGTGTTGCGTCGTTATTCATTTTTCCATGTAGATTCTACTTTTTTGGCATTGCTGGAGGTAAGTTGATCAAAAGGCTCCGGAAAATGTGTTTTGAAAAGGTAGTTCACATGGAAGTAAGTTGGTTCGATAAAGCCGAGCATTCAAGTGGAGCAATTGGAGCAAGGCTTTCTACTGATGCAGCTTCGATTCGAGCTTTGGTTGGCGATGCACTTGGTTTACTGGTTGAAAATATTGCTACAGCTATAGCTGGCTTGGTAATTGCTTTTGTAGCTAGCTGGCAGCTTGCTCTTATAATCCTTGCAATGGTGCCTCTCCTAGGACTAAATGGATTTTTGCAAGTGAAGTTCTTGAAAGGGTTTAGCACAGATGCAAAG AAATTATATGAGGAAGCGAGTCAAGTGGCGAATGATGCCGTGGGAAGTATAAGAACAGTTGCTTCTTTCTGTTCTGAAGAGAAAGTGATGGAATTATATAAGCAAAAATGTGAGGGACCAATTAAGACAGGCATAAGGCGGGGGATAGTAAGCGGATTTGGTTTCGGAGTATCATTCTTCGTGTTGTATGCAGTTTATGCAACCAGTTTTTATGCTGGAGCGCGTCTGGTTGAGGATGGAAAATCTTCATTCTCAGATGTTTTCCGA GTCTTTTTTGCTTTAAGCATGGCAGCTATAGGACTTTCTCAATCCGGGTCGTTGGTACCTGATTCAACTAAGGCCAAAAGTGCAGCTGCTTCCATATTCGCTATTCTTGATAGGAAATCACTCATAGATCCAAGTGATGAATCAGGAATGACATTGGAAGAAGTCAAGGGAGAAATTGAATTTAAGCATGTCAGTTTCAAGTATCCTACTAGACCCGATATTCAAATATTCAGAGATCTTTGCTTGAACATTCATAGTGGCAAG ACAGTTGCGCTGGTCGGAGAAAGTGGAAGCGGAAAATCAACAGTGATCTCATTGATACAAAGATTCTATGATCCAGATTCAGGTCACATTACACTTGATGGAAAAGAAATCCAAAATCTGCAAGTGAAATGGCTAAGACAACAAATGGGACTAGTTAGCCAAGAGCCTGTTTTGTTTAATGACACTATCAGAGCCAATATTGCATATGGAAAAGGCGGAGATGCATCCGAGGCAGAGATCATAGCTGCAGCAGAATCGGCAAATGCACACAACTTCATTAGTAGTTTGCAGAAG GGTTATGACACGATAGTAGGCGAGAGAGGAATTCAGTTATCAGGGGGACAGAAGCAGCGTGTGGCAATAGCGAGAGCTatagtgaaaaatccaaaaatactattACTAGATGAAGCAACAAGTGCACTTGATGCTGAATCTGAGAAGGTGGTTCAAGATGCACTTGACCGCGTTATGGTGGAGCGAACGACAATAATAGTTGCTCACAGGTTATCGACAATTAAGGGTGCAGATTTAATAGCAGTAGTTAAGAATGGAGTGATAGCCGAGAAAGGAAAACATGAAACATTGCTACATAAGGGTGGTGACTATGCTTCTTTAGTAGCATTACACACAAGTGCTTCTACATCTTAA